A part of Chitinimonas koreensis genomic DNA contains:
- a CDS encoding EAL domain-containing protein — translation MVPLLYPVYQPIVDLRTGEPLHYEALARVALDTSGVAHGPLIELAERFRFIPALDLSIASQVLETARIHAAHVAINLSPVTIETATQQLLEQLDVEATLACRLTIEITEQQPIQDLGLLLDFLEIVRGRHISVALDDFGRGCFTEPLVRRIQPDFLKIDGSLLERSVRGHGSEELRRAVDLVAGFGGRLIAEFVDSPRKAIHLGTMGIHYAQGSLFGMPSAALPDDQPPPVMRVCVTALQEDAS, via the coding sequence ATGGTCCCCCTGCTCTATCCCGTCTACCAGCCGATTGTCGATCTCCGCACCGGCGAGCCGCTGCACTACGAGGCACTGGCCCGGGTCGCACTGGACACCTCCGGCGTGGCGCACGGCCCGCTGATCGAGCTGGCCGAACGCTTCCGCTTCATCCCCGCGCTCGATCTCTCGATTGCGTCCCAGGTCCTGGAAACGGCGCGCATACACGCCGCCCATGTCGCGATCAATCTGTCGCCCGTCACGATCGAGACAGCGACCCAGCAGCTGCTCGAGCAGCTCGACGTCGAAGCGACCCTCGCCTGCAGGTTGACGATCGAAATCACTGAGCAGCAACCGATACAAGATTTGGGGCTGCTGCTCGATTTCCTCGAGATCGTGCGTGGTCGCCACATCTCGGTGGCGCTCGACGACTTCGGGCGCGGCTGCTTCACCGAGCCGCTCGTGCGCCGGATCCAGCCCGACTTCCTGAAAATCGATGGCTCGCTGCTCGAGCGGTCAGTACGTGGCCACGGCAGCGAAGAGCTTCGGCGCGCGGTCGACTTGGTCGCCGGATTCGGTGGGCGCTTGATCGCCGAGTTCGTCGATTCCCCACGGAAAGCAATCCACCTCGGCACCATGGGCATCCACTATGCCCAGGGCAGCTTGTTCGGCATGCCGTCCGCGGCACTACCCGATGACCAGCCGCCACCCGTCATGCGGGTATGTGTCACCGCCCTGCAAGAGGACGCCTCGTGA
- a CDS encoding DEAD/DEAH box helicase produces the protein MTQVPPLLRHAVYDGWDFGFRLSYLEGSSYAPVMRRPDIRGWYISAQGHPCRGYWRVPHQVVDERLDVLFSALEAIAGERCQLDLATARQMIGAARSQPDPRLFSKDLQIRLYPMGVEAVAIAGSYHPGVVALAKSMGGRFLPLIPAWHLPRATPAAVRHNLCQALRLEEHQVEIFAGEYSVVDGAFVGIRGNDIRLQVAGPPPEGGTGAPRAGDDGENQIYLAITSAQTATTVDVDTLKQRLGRYDLLEYQREGVLHLVRQNSSLLADDMGLGKSRQAAVAADMVAAEGEQILVACPASLILNWEREIHTIAPAATIARQCYHRNARWIVTNYERLDQLVKHAGNCTVMITDEAHELKEPHTQRTRVAFDVAAQIPHRYLLSGTPILNRECEIHTLLRLSGHTIGNMPLGEFEKQFAGDAAFRVALNQRLSEWMLRRSKDMVLKHLKGKRRQVQVMQGDDAFRDGYNAALRDPATSGLEKISRLRSVLEEAKIDTIVELVGALQGDDKVIIFTEFRKTIALLKSRLDALGWKSVTLTGSDLTTKRQKAVDTFQQDPETRVFIGTTRAAGVGITLTAANYVMFASLPWTPALLEQAEDRAYRLGQQRLVIVKIPLVEDSIDGMLWELLKHKKQVATEIISPADVAKELAAMDLF, from the coding sequence ATGACCCAGGTGCCGCCACTCCTGCGTCACGCTGTGTACGACGGGTGGGATTTCGGCTTCCGCCTCTCCTATCTCGAAGGTTCAAGCTACGCGCCCGTGATGCGCCGGCCCGATATACGCGGTTGGTATATCTCTGCGCAGGGGCATCCCTGTCGAGGTTACTGGCGAGTTCCCCACCAGGTCGTTGACGAGCGCCTCGACGTACTATTTAGCGCGCTGGAGGCGATCGCCGGCGAACGCTGTCAGCTTGACCTCGCCACGGCACGGCAAATGATCGGCGCCGCCCGCAGCCAGCCAGACCCGAGACTGTTCAGCAAGGACCTACAGATCCGGCTCTACCCGATGGGCGTCGAAGCGGTCGCCATAGCAGGGTCCTACCATCCTGGCGTGGTGGCCTTGGCCAAGAGCATGGGCGGTCGCTTCCTGCCACTCATTCCGGCTTGGCATCTTCCTCGCGCCACCCCTGCCGCGGTACGTCACAACCTCTGCCAAGCGCTACGCCTCGAGGAGCACCAGGTCGAGATCTTCGCCGGCGAGTACAGCGTGGTCGACGGCGCATTCGTCGGCATCCGCGGCAACGACATCAGACTGCAGGTCGCCGGCCCGCCTCCAGAAGGCGGCACTGGCGCGCCGCGGGCCGGCGATGACGGCGAGAACCAGATCTACCTAGCGATCACCTCGGCACAGACTGCGACGACCGTAGACGTCGATACGCTCAAGCAGCGGCTCGGGCGGTATGACCTGCTCGAGTATCAGCGCGAAGGCGTGTTGCACCTGGTGCGGCAGAACAGCTCCCTGCTGGCCGACGACATGGGTCTCGGCAAGAGCCGCCAGGCCGCCGTCGCGGCCGACATGGTCGCCGCCGAGGGGGAACAGATCCTGGTCGCCTGCCCGGCCAGCCTGATCCTCAACTGGGAGCGGGAAATACACACGATCGCGCCGGCCGCGACTATCGCGCGCCAGTGCTACCACCGCAATGCACGCTGGATCGTTACCAACTACGAACGACTGGACCAGCTGGTCAAGCATGCAGGCAACTGCACGGTGATGATCACGGATGAGGCCCACGAGTTGAAGGAGCCGCACACCCAGCGGACACGCGTAGCGTTCGACGTGGCCGCGCAGATCCCGCACCGCTACCTGCTGTCCGGGACGCCGATCCTCAATCGCGAATGCGAGATCCATACGCTGCTGCGCCTGTCGGGGCACACCATCGGAAATATGCCGCTCGGGGAATTCGAAAAGCAGTTCGCCGGCGACGCCGCGTTCCGGGTCGCGCTGAACCAGCGTCTAAGCGAATGGATGCTCCGGCGCAGCAAGGACATGGTGTTGAAGCACCTCAAAGGCAAGCGCCGCCAGGTGCAGGTGATGCAGGGCGACGACGCGTTCCGCGACGGCTACAACGCCGCGCTGCGGGATCCTGCCACCTCTGGCCTCGAGAAGATCAGCCGGCTACGCAGCGTGCTGGAGGAGGCGAAGATCGACACCATCGTCGAGCTGGTCGGCGCGCTGCAGGGCGACGACAAGGTGATCATCTTCACCGAATTCCGAAAGACGATCGCCTTGCTCAAGTCGCGCCTGGACGCTCTCGGATGGAAATCGGTGACGCTGACGGGTAGCGACCTCACCACCAAGCGCCAAAAGGCGGTCGATACCTTCCAACAAGATCCCGAAACCCGGGTATTCATTGGGACAACCCGCGCAGCCGGCGTAGGCATCACGCTAACCGCCGCCAACTACGTCATGTTCGCCTCCCTGCCCTGGACGCCGGCATTACTGGAACAAGCGGAAGACCGTGCCTATCGCCTGGGACAGCAGCGCCTGGTCATCGTGAAAATCCCGCTTGTGGAGGACAGCATCGACGGCATGCTGTGGGAATTGCTCAAGCATAAAAAGCAGGTGGCCACGGAAATCATTTCTCCGGCCGATGTCGCCAAAGAATTGGCTGCAATGGACCTCTTCTAA
- a CDS encoding error-prone DNA polymerase has product MLPEYAELHCLSNFSFQRGASHAEELVARAKTLGYSALAITDECSLAGIVRAHVAAKEHGLTLIVGSEFRLVDGLRLVLLAPDREAYGDLSELITLGRRRAEKGAYRLERADVAARSSRLLALWVPGQAIDAEQVAWLADLFQDRTWLAIELFREFDDRSMLQTLLALGRQLAVPCVAAGDVHMHVRSRRALQDVLTAVRCGRPVAECGMALFPNGERHLRARAALASLYPSALLAETVRIAERCAGFSLDSLRYEYADELVPPGQTPATHLAALTDAGLVRRYPRGVPYAVRERVARELALIGKLQYEPFFLTVHDIVAFARSQGILCQGRGSAANSAVCYALGITEVDPERGHLLFERFISEERNEPPDIDVDFEHERREEVIQYLYRKYGRDRAALAATVISYRTKSALRDVGRALGFDEQQLDRLVDTLAWWDSQDELPKRLQEAGFSDSLQVRQLVQLVKQLRRFPRHLSQHVGGFVISRGPLGRLVPIENASMAERTVIQWDKDDLDAMGLLKVDVLALGMLTAIRRALDLVSACRGQPLAFADIPPEDPAVYDMICRADTIGVFQIESRAQMSMLPRLRPRSFYDLVIEIALVRPGPIVGDMVHPYLRRRRGEEPVDYPSAEAKAVLERTLGVPIFQEQVMALAVVGAGFTPGEADELRRSMASWRRSGKLERYRERLESGLLANGYPEAFAKRILQQIEGFSEYGFPESHSSSFAILVYASAWLKHHHPAAFTCALLNSQPMGFYSASQLVQDAQRHGVEVRAVDVQRSHWACTLEPTTQGPPAIRLGFCMVSGFAQACADRVVSQRPPQGYVDLSQLQRRASLDLRAMQQLARADALAGMSGHRRQALWATEGIDGRADLVQGHDDLAVPAALQAPSLGHDIAADYGSTGLSLRAHPVALLRDSLRKERLLTAEEIRNGQPNQPARACGIVVTRQRPGTASGVTFVTLEDETGNVNVVVWQDLAERQRKELLGARLLAVYGVIQRDGDVVHLLAKRLVDKTDRLGSLITESRDFR; this is encoded by the coding sequence ATGCTTCCCGAGTACGCCGAGCTTCACTGCCTCTCCAATTTCAGTTTCCAGCGAGGTGCCTCGCATGCCGAGGAACTCGTGGCGCGCGCCAAGACGCTCGGCTACAGCGCGTTGGCCATCACCGACGAGTGCTCGCTGGCAGGCATCGTACGTGCCCACGTGGCCGCCAAAGAGCACGGGCTGACGTTGATCGTCGGCAGCGAATTCCGGCTCGTCGACGGCCTGCGGTTGGTCTTGCTGGCCCCCGATCGCGAAGCCTACGGCGATCTGTCCGAGCTGATCACATTGGGGCGCCGCCGCGCCGAGAAGGGCGCCTATCGGCTGGAGCGCGCTGACGTTGCCGCACGCTCGTCGAGGCTCCTTGCGCTCTGGGTGCCTGGTCAGGCGATCGACGCGGAGCAAGTTGCCTGGCTGGCCGACCTGTTCCAGGATCGCACCTGGTTGGCGATCGAGCTGTTTCGGGAGTTCGACGACAGATCCATGCTCCAGACGCTGCTGGCCCTCGGCCGGCAGCTTGCTGTGCCATGCGTTGCCGCCGGCGACGTTCATATGCACGTCCGCTCGAGGCGAGCCCTGCAGGACGTTCTGACGGCGGTCCGATGCGGCCGGCCAGTGGCCGAATGCGGCATGGCGCTGTTTCCGAACGGTGAGCGGCACCTTCGCGCCCGGGCCGCCTTGGCATCGCTCTATCCGTCCGCCCTGTTGGCCGAGACCGTGCGCATCGCCGAACGATGCGCCGGCTTTTCGCTCGACAGCTTGCGCTACGAGTACGCCGACGAGCTCGTGCCGCCTGGGCAAACGCCAGCGACCCACCTGGCGGCCCTGACCGATGCCGGCTTGGTGCGGCGCTATCCGAGAGGCGTGCCCTACGCCGTTCGCGAACGTGTCGCCCGAGAGCTGGCATTGATCGGCAAGCTGCAGTACGAGCCCTTCTTCCTGACCGTGCATGACATCGTGGCCTTCGCGCGCAGCCAAGGCATCCTGTGCCAGGGCCGCGGCTCGGCCGCCAACTCAGCCGTGTGCTACGCGCTCGGCATCACCGAAGTCGATCCGGAGCGGGGCCACTTGCTCTTCGAGCGCTTCATCTCGGAGGAACGGAACGAACCGCCGGACATTGACGTCGACTTCGAGCACGAGCGTCGGGAGGAGGTGATTCAGTACCTCTACCGCAAGTACGGCCGCGATCGGGCCGCGCTGGCCGCGACCGTCATTTCCTACCGGACGAAGAGCGCGCTGCGCGACGTAGGTCGTGCGCTGGGCTTCGATGAGCAGCAGCTCGACCGGCTCGTCGACACGCTGGCCTGGTGGGACAGCCAGGACGAGTTGCCCAAGCGTCTGCAGGAGGCAGGGTTCAGTGACAGTCTGCAGGTCCGGCAACTGGTCCAGCTGGTGAAGCAGCTACGGCGCTTCCCTCGTCACCTATCCCAGCATGTCGGGGGGTTCGTCATCTCCCGCGGCCCGCTCGGCCGCCTCGTGCCGATCGAAAACGCCTCCATGGCGGAGCGCACGGTCATCCAATGGGACAAGGACGATCTGGACGCGATGGGCCTGCTCAAGGTCGACGTCCTGGCGCTGGGCATGCTGACAGCCATCCGGCGTGCCTTGGATCTCGTGTCGGCCTGCCGAGGCCAGCCCCTGGCCTTTGCGGATATTCCGCCCGAGGATCCGGCCGTGTACGACATGATCTGCAGGGCCGATACGATCGGGGTGTTCCAGATTGAATCGCGTGCCCAGATGTCGATGCTGCCCCGCCTGCGGCCGCGCAGCTTCTACGACTTGGTGATCGAGATCGCGTTGGTGAGGCCGGGGCCGATCGTGGGCGACATGGTCCATCCCTATCTGCGCCGGCGGCGCGGCGAAGAGCCCGTCGATTACCCCAGCGCCGAGGCGAAAGCGGTGCTCGAGCGGACCTTGGGCGTACCGATCTTCCAGGAGCAGGTCATGGCGCTGGCGGTGGTCGGCGCTGGCTTTACACCAGGTGAGGCCGACGAGCTACGCCGCTCCATGGCGAGCTGGCGACGGAGTGGCAAGCTCGAGCGCTATCGGGAACGACTCGAGAGTGGCTTGCTGGCCAACGGCTATCCCGAGGCGTTCGCGAAGCGGATCCTGCAGCAGATCGAGGGCTTCTCCGAATACGGCTTTCCAGAATCGCATTCTTCCTCCTTCGCGATCCTGGTCTATGCCTCCGCTTGGCTCAAGCACCACCATCCAGCCGCCTTTACCTGTGCGCTGTTGAACAGCCAGCCGATGGGCTTCTATTCCGCCTCGCAGCTGGTCCAGGACGCCCAGCGGCACGGCGTCGAGGTGCGCGCCGTCGACGTTCAGCGCAGCCATTGGGCATGTACCTTGGAACCCACGACGCAGGGGCCGCCGGCCATTCGGCTGGGTTTCTGCATGGTCAGCGGATTTGCGCAGGCCTGCGCCGATCGAGTGGTGTCGCAACGCCCACCCCAGGGATACGTCGACCTCAGCCAGTTGCAGCGACGGGCGAGCCTGGATCTGCGTGCGATGCAGCAGCTGGCGCGCGCCGATGCGCTGGCGGGCATGAGCGGGCATCGCCGCCAGGCGCTATGGGCGACCGAAGGCATCGATGGGCGAGCGGACTTGGTGCAGGGGCATGACGACCTGGCCGTGCCGGCGGCGCTGCAAGCGCCGAGCCTGGGTCACGACATTGCCGCGGACTATGGGAGCACCGGCCTGAGCTTGAGAGCGCACCCCGTCGCCCTGCTCAGGGACTCCCTGCGAAAGGAGCGACTGCTGACCGCCGAAGAGATCCGGAACGGCCAGCCGAACCAGCCTGCTCGAGCGTGCGGTATCGTCGTGACGCGGCAACGCCCGGGTACGGCGAGCGGCGTGACCTTCGTGACCCTCGAGGACGAAACCGGAAACGTCAATGTGGTGGTGTGGCAGGATCTCGCGGAGCGGCAGCGGAAGGAACTGCTGGGGGCGCGGCTGCTGGCCGTCTACGGGGTCATTCAGCGTGACGGAGACGTCGTGCACTTGCTGGCCAAGCGCCTTGTCGACAAGACGGACCGTCTCGGAAGTCTGATCACCGAGAGTAGGGATTTTCGATGA
- a CDS encoding UvrD-helicase domain-containing protein codes for MTHTLTQEQREVIAAEVNILAVDAFAGTGKTSTLEAFATARPRARILYLAFNRSIASAAKERFPKNVDCRTTHSLAYGNVGKQFSEKLGNATAHEIGARMNCTVKRAKSALEAVSAWLCSVDDEINASHVVSDDDDPAYAAVIVDLAKQVWQDMSNPRSPVKMPHDGYLKLWVMSRPKLSYDYILLDEAQDTNPVTLELVLAQRKHAKLVLVGDRHQGIYSFRKAVNAMETAPADKRVAITRSFRFGEGIAAVATRLLQHYKDEQHAVTGRSDIQVKWTVDRRQPYTLLSRTNASLFGELARLVQGSRTVGGIHYVGGFEGYFFGKVLDAYHLWADARDAIRDQAVAKFPDFGTFRQYGEEANDVEVKALVKVVEQYTTRIPVIYNALRAAEVPDARAAVVVATAHKSKGLEWDQVVLTDDFVMVPPMKSRATTLRNSGKR; via the coding sequence ATGACACATACCCTCACCCAAGAGCAGCGCGAAGTGATCGCAGCCGAGGTCAATATCCTCGCTGTCGACGCCTTTGCAGGGACTGGCAAGACTTCCACCCTGGAGGCCTTTGCCACAGCCCGGCCGCGTGCCCGCATCCTGTATCTCGCCTTCAATCGCTCGATCGCTTCCGCAGCGAAAGAGCGCTTTCCCAAGAACGTGGACTGCCGGACCACCCATAGCCTGGCGTATGGCAATGTGGGCAAGCAGTTCAGCGAGAAGTTGGGCAATGCAACCGCCCATGAGATCGGCGCCCGGATGAACTGCACGGTCAAGCGCGCGAAGTCCGCACTCGAAGCCGTATCCGCCTGGCTTTGCTCGGTCGACGACGAGATCAACGCGTCGCACGTCGTCAGCGATGACGACGATCCCGCGTACGCCGCCGTCATCGTCGACCTGGCCAAGCAAGTCTGGCAGGACATGTCCAACCCGCGATCGCCTGTGAAGATGCCGCACGACGGTTACCTGAAGCTGTGGGTCATGTCTCGGCCGAAGCTCAGCTACGACTACATCCTGCTGGATGAAGCCCAGGACACCAATCCGGTCACGTTGGAATTGGTGCTCGCACAACGTAAGCACGCCAAGCTGGTCCTGGTCGGTGATCGACACCAAGGCATCTACAGCTTCCGTAAGGCTGTCAACGCCATGGAGACCGCGCCGGCGGACAAGCGCGTCGCCATCACCCGGTCCTTCCGCTTCGGCGAAGGCATCGCGGCGGTGGCAACACGCCTGCTGCAGCACTACAAGGATGAACAGCACGCCGTCACCGGCCGTTCCGACATCCAGGTCAAGTGGACGGTCGACCGTCGTCAGCCCTACACCTTGCTGTCCCGGACCAACGCCAGCCTGTTCGGCGAACTGGCCCGGCTGGTGCAGGGTAGTCGCACGGTCGGCGGGATCCACTATGTGGGCGGCTTCGAGGGCTACTTCTTCGGGAAGGTGCTCGACGCCTATCACCTGTGGGCGGACGCGCGCGACGCTATCCGCGACCAGGCTGTGGCGAAGTTCCCCGATTTCGGGACCTTCCGGCAGTACGGCGAGGAAGCGAACGACGTCGAGGTGAAAGCCTTGGTCAAGGTGGTCGAGCAGTACACGACACGGATTCCGGTCATCTACAACGCCCTCCGGGCCGCGGAGGTGCCGGACGCCCGAGCAGCAGTCGTGGTGGCCACTGCGCACAAGTCGAAGGGGCTCGAGTGGGACCAGGTCGTCCTCACCGACGACTTCGTCATGGTGCCCCCGATGAAAAGTCGCGCGACAACCCTGAGAAATTCAGGGAAGAGGTGA
- a CDS encoding DUF6531 domain-containing protein — translation MHRNPLPQLGRFAFAILKTALFLAGTPSLATGNFEFVGWTNPAGMLEFIQTGWWRVYPSMAAANQAYLEASAAKLAASGSGCTIDHAELDKIPGGWAGKYVVKESPTCYPAVPVPVVISRLMIECVTCNAPVAPLGGLKLAEQRDYDSPLLSFSRSYNSDDKQGSPGLGPGWTSNLHGKLLQGEQGQSVTLVTGDKQLLFNLAGDNLYLGPDGDPLRKLADRWVHEPAGGRKETYDLQGRLIETVEVGGYTQAYAYDGDRLASVQDSFRNVWKLAYANGRLSSFTPPEGYATTYGYSAGQQLTTVTSPDGNVRRYLYKAPDSHLIVGQADKQNVQTVAYSYDGENRLFKTAFPNRPEAEAETYQSGATKTVRPVSADGASLVPGPEKVIQKAAVTTRLGFVQTYVKSVDALVWVNNRVSVECADGCPGQVLFKHFDKDGNLDQLQTYDRKGKTEYRDFNARGLPAVIVEAGGTAQEVKTEQAWHSVLPVPVKVTRPGQVEDSTYNDQGQLLERIETDPATGAQRRHAFQYGAWGRLASETLPGGQTLQYEYDSRGNRLSALDKSTGLATRYAGHDLVGRVGTVTRPDGSVTAYTYDRMGRVASVKDADQLTQFAYDLDGQLAKVVEPSGRTLLYAYDAARRLQRVTEQGSGYVEYTRDGLGRVIQASTFDTAGAR, via the coding sequence TTGCACAGAAATCCCCTCCCCCAGCTTGGGCGCTTTGCGTTCGCCATTCTGAAGACCGCCTTGTTCCTGGCAGGTACCCCATCGCTCGCAACCGGCAACTTCGAATTTGTCGGCTGGACGAACCCGGCGGGCATGCTGGAATTCATACAGACAGGTTGGTGGCGCGTCTATCCCAGCATGGCGGCCGCCAACCAGGCTTACCTCGAAGCATCGGCGGCGAAGCTCGCCGCCTCCGGCTCCGGTTGCACTATCGACCATGCCGAACTGGACAAGATACCCGGCGGCTGGGCCGGCAAGTACGTAGTCAAGGAAAGCCCGACCTGCTATCCGGCCGTACCGGTGCCGGTCGTCATTTCCCGGCTGATGATCGAATGCGTGACCTGCAACGCGCCGGTTGCACCACTGGGTGGGCTGAAGCTAGCGGAACAGCGCGATTACGACTCCCCGTTGCTGTCCTTCTCGCGTTCGTACAATAGCGACGACAAGCAAGGCTCGCCGGGCCTCGGGCCGGGCTGGACCAGTAATCTCCACGGCAAGCTACTGCAAGGCGAGCAAGGCCAATCGGTGACGCTCGTCACGGGGGACAAGCAACTCTTGTTCAACTTGGCCGGCGACAATCTGTACCTCGGGCCGGATGGCGACCCGCTGCGCAAGCTGGCGGACCGCTGGGTCCACGAGCCCGCGGGCGGACGCAAGGAGACTTACGATCTGCAAGGCCGGCTGATCGAGACCGTGGAGGTGGGCGGCTATACCCAGGCCTACGCCTACGACGGCGACCGGCTGGCCTCGGTCCAGGATTCGTTCCGCAACGTCTGGAAGCTCGCCTATGCCAACGGCCGCCTGAGCAGTTTCACGCCGCCGGAAGGCTACGCCACGACCTATGGCTACAGCGCCGGCCAGCAGCTCACCACCGTCACCTCGCCCGACGGCAACGTGCGCCGCTACCTCTACAAGGCGCCGGATTCGCACCTGATCGTCGGCCAGGCCGACAAGCAGAACGTCCAGACCGTAGCCTACAGCTACGACGGCGAAAACCGTCTCTTCAAGACCGCCTTCCCGAACCGGCCGGAGGCCGAGGCGGAGACCTACCAGAGCGGCGCGACCAAGACCGTTCGGCCGGTCTCGGCCGACGGCGCCAGCCTGGTGCCCGGGCCGGAGAAGGTGATCCAGAAGGCGGCAGTCACCACGCGACTGGGCTTCGTCCAGACCTACGTCAAATCGGTCGACGCGCTGGTCTGGGTGAACAACCGGGTGTCGGTCGAATGCGCGGACGGCTGCCCTGGCCAAGTCCTGTTCAAGCACTTCGACAAGGACGGCAATCTCGACCAGTTGCAGACCTACGACCGGAAGGGCAAGACCGAGTACCGCGACTTCAACGCACGCGGCCTGCCCGCGGTCATCGTCGAGGCCGGCGGCACCGCCCAGGAAGTGAAGACCGAGCAGGCCTGGCATTCGGTCCTGCCGGTCCCGGTCAAGGTGACCCGGCCCGGCCAGGTCGAGGACTCGACCTACAACGACCAGGGTCAGCTGCTCGAACGCATCGAGACCGACCCGGCGACCGGCGCGCAGCGGCGCCACGCCTTCCAGTACGGCGCTTGGGGACGCCTCGCCAGCGAAACCCTGCCCGGCGGCCAGACCCTCCAGTACGAGTACGACAGCCGCGGCAACCGGCTCTCGGCGCTGGACAAATCGACCGGCCTGGCGACCCGCTATGCCGGCCACGACTTGGTCGGCCGGGTCGGCACCGTCACCCGGCCGGACGGCAGCGTCACGGCCTACACCTACGACCGCATGGGCCGGGTGGCGAGCGTGAAGGACGCCGACCAGCTCACCCAGTTCGCCTACGACCTGGACGGGCAGCTCGCCAAGGTGGTCGAGCCAAGCGGCCGGACGCTGCTCTACGCCTACGACGCCGCCCGCCGGCTCCAGCGCGTCACCGAGCAGGGCAGCGGCTACGTCGAGTACACCCGCGACGGCCTCGGCCGCGTGATCCAGGCCTCCACCTTCGACACGGCAGGAGCGCGCTGA